The Aeromicrobium sp. Leaf245 genome includes a region encoding these proteins:
- a CDS encoding DUF4185 domain-containing protein, which translates to MVLPRAPWRVRVLAVTVPALVAMLALASLAAPDVEEPPRVGAAEQTRCLPIEPIRSVADLNDLVTKVRGRGEFEGADVGADVTLQDGRRLWVFGDTLRSADFVGQRFVRNSMLVFDDECAEVVLPPDKGALIPDRADGVGYWPMSIAKVERTGYDLVGVSAQRVQGASAPDGELAFDNLGPAIALFIVPRGRTPQLLSVRDVGADRSGTERPTWGAAATVHDGWVYLYGTANPGERLVFGFDLRVARVRPDDILDVGRWRYWDGESWSRRAEDAAVLVPAQGGVSQTLSVFERAGRWYAVSKRDEFLGTDLVIWSAPSPTGPFTAGPPLASIPSSSKGRLRYMPLAHPDLLPEEGSVVVSYSQNDTDPAVVAEDPFLYRPRFLRVPLP; encoded by the coding sequence ATGGTCCTGCCGCGTGCCCCGTGGCGCGTACGGGTCCTCGCCGTCACGGTTCCCGCCCTGGTGGCCATGCTGGCCCTCGCCTCGCTCGCCGCCCCCGACGTCGAGGAACCGCCGCGCGTGGGCGCGGCCGAGCAGACCCGGTGCCTGCCGATCGAGCCGATCCGCTCGGTCGCGGACCTCAACGACCTGGTCACGAAGGTGCGGGGACGCGGGGAGTTCGAGGGCGCCGACGTCGGCGCGGACGTCACGCTGCAGGACGGCCGACGGCTCTGGGTCTTCGGCGACACCCTCCGGTCGGCCGACTTCGTCGGACAACGCTTCGTGCGCAACTCCATGCTGGTCTTCGACGACGAGTGCGCCGAGGTGGTGCTGCCGCCTGACAAGGGCGCGCTGATCCCGGACCGCGCCGACGGCGTGGGCTACTGGCCGATGTCGATCGCGAAGGTCGAGCGCACCGGCTACGACCTGGTCGGCGTGAGCGCCCAACGGGTCCAGGGCGCCTCCGCCCCGGACGGTGAGCTCGCGTTCGACAACCTCGGCCCCGCGATCGCCCTGTTCATCGTGCCGCGCGGCCGCACGCCGCAGCTGCTGTCGGTCCGCGACGTCGGCGCGGACCGGTCCGGAACCGAGCGGCCCACGTGGGGTGCCGCCGCGACGGTCCACGACGGCTGGGTCTACCTCTACGGCACCGCGAACCCGGGCGAGCGGCTGGTGTTCGGCTTCGACCTCCGCGTGGCGAGGGTGCGTCCCGACGACATCCTCGACGTCGGTCGGTGGCGCTACTGGGACGGCGAGTCGTGGAGCCGCAGGGCCGAGGACGCCGCGGTGCTGGTTCCTGCGCAGGGTGGGGTGTCGCAGACGTTGAGCGTGTTCGAGCGCGCCGGCCGGTGGTACGCCGTGAGCAAGCGCGACGAGTTCCTGGGCACCGACCTCGTGATCTGGTCCGCGCCCTCGCCGACCGGTCCCTTCACGGCGGGGCCGCCGCTGGCGTCGATCCCGTCGTCGTCGAAGGGGCGGCTGCGCTACATGCCGTTGGCGCACCCGGACCTGCTGCCCGAGGAGGGCAGCGTGGTCGTCTCCTACAGCCAGAACGACACCGATCCCGCGGTCGTGGCCGAGGACCCGTTCCTCTACCGGCCGCGGTTCCTGCGGGTTCCGCTGCCCTGA